The Methanobacterium sp. sequence TAATTTAGATATTTTATTTATTCAACCAGCTTTACTCAATTTAGCTAGATTAAAACATTTATTTACGCATGTTGGATATTTATAATTTAATTTCAATCTGTTATGAATATATATTCAAAACGCAATATAAATTTTTTGAAAAATCATTTTATTTAAAATAAAAAGTTTGAATTCTAAAATAAATAGGAATTTAAGATAAATCAGTAATGAAAAGTCTTAAAAACAGTTATAAATCCCACTTTTCTTTCATACGCTCAAATGCCGTATCATAATCAGGAATATTGGTTTGGCATCCTTCAGCTTCTACTATAAAAGATGAGACTGCTGAGGCGAATTTTCCACAGAATTCAAGTTTTTCCCCATTTAAATAAGTATACAAGAAAGCTGCTCGATATGAATCTCCTGCGCCAGTCGGATCTACGGGTTCTCTGATAATAGCATCAATTTTCATCTTTTTATCGGAATATATTATACTTCCATCTTTACCATAAGTTTTAACAACTATTTCAGGGCCAATTTCCCTTAATTCATTAATATTAACATTCAATGTTTTTAATATCCGGTCAATTTCGAAGTGATTACCAAATAATATGTTAGAAACGCTTAAAGCTCTTTTAAGTTCCTCTGGAGAGTACATATGAAGATCCTGTCCTGGGTCGAAGGATATTAACTTTTCATAAGTACTGGCCATTTCTCCAGATCTTCTATTAAAACTCGGATCTCCTGTGGCTAAATGGACAGCATTTACTTTTTTAATGGCCTTTTCTGGTGGTTCTAATTCTTTAAAATAAGCTGCGGCTCCCCAGTAAAAATAACTTATCTGATCGTTATTGGAGTCTGTAAATACCCATGCCATTGGAGATTTTTCATTTTCGATTACAATCATGTTTTTTGTATCAATTCCCATTTTTTTAAGTTTAGCATGATAGAGTGAATCCTTGAAATCATTTCCAACAGCAGATACAAGCGCTGTTTTAAGCCCTAAATTGGCTGCAACCATTGCAACATTGGCTGCTGCTCCCCCATCGAAATTTTTTATTTGTTTAATTAATGTAGATGAGTTAGGGGATGGAAATTCTTTTACAAGAACTATAGAATCGAAAGCTGTATGACCAATAGCCAGTAAATCGGTTTTTTTAATCAGAGAATCACCAACCAGTTAATGAAATTATAATATTTAATTTTGTTTAACTTTAGACATTTTATTTTAAAACTATTTAAAATATTTGGAAAGTTATCAATGTCATTTATGATGTTATTTCAGTTCATAATCTGAAATAAATCCGGAAAATAACATTTATGAATAATAAAAATAAGGGTTAAAGATATATGGGCAGATTCATTTCACACTAAAAAAATTAAGTACTATAAATGAAATTTAATAGAATATAAGATCTATTCTTTCTCTCCTAATATATCCTTAGTACTTTTAGCCCTTACAGGCTCTATCTCTAATCCAGGATCTATTTCAATTTCCTTGGGGGGCTGTAATTTCTTAATGTCCTCTTGTAATTCGTAAATACCTTCAGGAACCCTGTTAAATAACCTGTTAAATAACCCAAGATTTTTTAAGGTATTTATTGCCTCTAAAGACATTGAAAGGTATTGTTCAAGTTTTCTTTTTTTAGATTCTAATTCAATAATTTCATTGTCCTTTTTATTGGTAACCTCTTGAAGATGTCTGTATTTATTTTCAAGTTTATTATATTCAATTTGAACATTATTGAGTTCATTAATACGAGATTGAAGTGTTAATATTTCTTTTTTATATTGGGATTCTAGACTGGATAGTTTATTATAAGAATCTTTTAGGTTGTTTAATTCATCTTTTTTATTCTTTATATCTTTCTTTAGATTACTGTTACCAATTTTATAGACTTCTATTTGTTTTTTAAGCTCTTCCTGCTCTTTAAGTTTTTCTTGCAGTGATTTATTTTCATTTTCTAAAGAGTTTTTTATTTTTATGTATTTTTCTTTGAATTTAGAGGCATTTTCTTCTGATTTATTAAATAAATTAGTTAATTCATCAATTCTCAAATTGTTTTCTTGTTCAATCTCATTTATCTTGGACTTATAAGATTCCTCAAGTTCATGCATTTTTTTGCGCATTTTTTGAATTTCAAGTTCTTTTTCACTTGTAAACTCATTTATTTTAGAAATGTTGATATTTTGAAGTTCTTTTAGTTCAGATTCATGTTTAAATTCAAGCTCTTCCAATACAGACCTCATTTTTTGAACTTCAAGCTCCTTCTCCTGCAGTTTAAGTTCTTTAAGCTTAATTTCTAATTCATTAGAATGGATTTTCGCATTTAGTTCTTTTGTTTTGTTTAATTCATTTTCAAATTCTTGTTTACCGATTATGATTACATCTTCTATGTTTTCAAAGTTTTTTTCGTCTATTTCGTCGCTTTCAATCTCTATAACATATTTATCATATTTTTTGAGCTTGCTTTTTAAAAAACCCATACTTATTCCCCATTAAATTTATTTAAATAGTTTATTAGTAGTAGACTTTTTATGTAATCAATGAGGATAATTTTTCATCTTACACTTTCAAATCCATTTTTTTCTACAATTTTTTGTCCTTTGTAAGTTAGTATAAATTCTAAAAATTTACTGATTCTGTTATCTTCTTTATTGCATATAACACTACTTATGATGTGTTGTGTATCATTTTTTAAAATGTCTGATCCTTCTACTAAACTGCTGCTAAGAAAAGTATAAAAATTAGGGTTGTTTCTAATGTATTTCAAGGCATCATATGGAGATCTAACTTCCTCTGATAATTTATATTGGATTTTATGATCATCCAAGGTATTCCAGGCAAGTCTTTGAGGTGAATCTATCACTTCAAGAAATTTTTTCCCTTCTAAATCTTTTAATTCAGATATTTCATGAGAATAGTTGGGATGGAGGACCAGATGATCGTAAGCAATGGGTATAAAATCTAAATTGTTAATAAATGCGTTTACAGGGTCATCCAGCGTTAAAATATCTACCATATCCAGCCCTGCAAGATAAAGAGCATTTTTATCCCCTGTTTTGTATACTACAAAATCTAACCCATATTCTATGGCCATTACCTCTAAAAGGCTTGAAGATATATATCCTCCACAAATAATGATTTTTTCACGATCTTTAAGCCGTTTCATATATTTTTCATGTCTTAAAAGGATTTTTTGGCCTTTATCAGTCAATAAAGATCCTGCACCTGTGGCAACAACAAGTTTATATCCAAGCTTTGATTCAGCTTCATTTATACGCCGATTTAGCACGGCATGTGATATTCCTAAAGCATCAGCTGCTTTCCGCTGAGAAAACGTCTTTGAAACTAATTTTAAGGCTTCAAAAAGTTTATAACTAAATATATAACCTTCTATTTCAAGACTTACTCTTGGATGGTAATCCATTTAAATCACAAATTTCAAATTAAGAGTTAGATACTATATATCTTGACATAAACGATATATATTAAATTAATTGTTATAGATAGAATATAGATATAGGATATCGTTGAGAGCGTCAGCCAGCAATAGGTGGAAAAAATGATTTTAAATGAAGCTATAGATGAAATGATAGACAATATAGAGCAGGTTTCTTCTGAAATTGACAGTGAAAGCATTATGAAAATGCTGGATATGCTGATAGAAGCAAAAAATGTTTTTATAATAGGACTTGGAAGATCAGGACTTGTTGCAAGGGCTTTTGCTATGAGATTAATGCACCTGGGAATAAGTGTTTATGTAGTTGGAGAAACCATCACACCAGCTATTTATGAGGACGACTGTTTACTCGCGATTTCAGGCTCGGGAGAGACTAGTTTTATTATAAGTACGGCTAAAACCAGCAAAAATAGAAATGCAAAAATAATTGCAGTCACATCTTATGAAGATTCAACTTTAGGAAAACTTTCTGATTTAGTTATACATGTTAAAGGCAGAACCAAAATAGATTCAGAAAAAGATTATATTAAAAGGCAAATTAATGGTAGACATCAGCCTTTAGCCCCGCTAGGTACATTATTTGAGATTACAACCCTTGTATTTCTTGAAGGGGTTATTGCAGAGTTAATGCATAAGATGGGAAAAACAGAAGATGATTTAAAGGCCAGACACACGGTTCTGGAGTGATTTTTAATGAATTATTCTTCTTTTAATTGAAAAATTGATCAAACTATTAAAAATCAAAGATTTTTAAAGCAACCAAAATTCTGTGATTTTGATACATCACAATCAGAGATTGTAAACGCCACCAAAATTCAATTTTTATAGGCTTTTTCTAAAGCCTGTGAGACAAAGTTTCACGGCCACAAAATTTATAATTTCGCCGGTTTGAAGGATTGGCATACTGTTCTTGAGTGATTCTCCTATTTTTTCTTTTATTTTCATCTTTAAGCTAAATACTCTTAGTATTAGTGTTTCTATATTTAAATTAGAATAAAATTTTGAAGTAGTAACATTAAACATAAATGATTTAAGATTAAATATATTTCTATGTCTAGGAATGGAAGAATTGCCATAATTATTTTAATAATTTTACTGGGTTTAACTTTCATTTATTTAATCTGGCCAGAAACTGAAGAAATTAAACCAAGGGAAGTTATCAGCGTTGTGAGTCTTCCAAAGGCAGAAATCACCACAAATGTCTCGGTTGAGGTTGCGATACAAAATAGACGTTCTATAAGACATTATACTACTGAACCTCTAAGTTTGCAGGATATATCACAGCTTATGTGGGCTGCACAGGGAATTACAGATCAGCAAACTAAATTCAGAACTGTGCCTTCTGGTGGACATACTTATCCGCTTGAAGTTTACATTTTAATAGGTAGAGAGGGAGTAACAGGGTTAAATGAAGGAGTATATCATTATAATCCCTTTAATAACACTTTGGAACAGATTTTAAGAACTGACGTACGTTCTGAATTATCTCAGGCTGCAAATGGGCAGCCATGGGTTAAAGAAGCCCCTGTAAATATTATAATCACTGGAAATTATCAGAAAATGATAAATAAATATAAAGATGAAAAATTAAGCACCCGTTTTGTGGATATTGAAGCAGGACACGCCGGGCAAAATATATATCTCGAAGTAGAAGCCAGAAATCTGGCAACAGTGGCTTTAGGCTCATTTAAAGATGATGTGGTTCATCAGGTATTGAATCTGCCAGATAATGAGAGAACTATTTACATATATCCTGTAGGTCATTCAGCGCTTTAGTAAAATATTAAACTCAGTTTAATATGAAACCCTTTCTGGATGGGTGTAAATATTAAATCTACCGCCCCTTACGAATCCAATTATTGTAACATTGGCTTCTTCACCCACCATGTATCCTGAAGAAGTGGGGGCAGATTTAGATGCAATGATGGGTATACCTACTCTTGCAACTTTTATTATCATATCTCCAGGCATTCTGCCACTTGAAAATAAGAAACTATTTTTAAAATCTATTTTATCTAATGCAGCAGCTCCAATAACTTTATCAATGGCAACATGTCTGCTTACATCTTCTGTTGTAATGATATTATCCTTATTTATTAAAGCAGCAATGTGGGTACCACCTGTTTCGCTCCATATCTTTGACTCTTCCCTTAATCTTTTTGAAGCTTTGAATATTTCTTCTTTAGTAATTTTAAAGTCTGATTCAACTTTTTTTGTTAGTTCAAGTTTTCCTCTCATACCTCCAAAGCAATCAGAACTCATCACAAGTTCTCTTCTTAAATCAAAATCAGCAAGATCAGTATTAACCTTAACTGTTCGACCTTCTATAGTTATATCAGTTATATCATCTGCAGAACTGATTAATCCTTCCCCCAGTAGATATCCTATAACAAATTCTTTTATATGTTCAGGGCTCATGGAAAAATTCCCAATAACGGTTTTATTTACTATAATCTTTATTTCTTCGTCGTTACTTATTTTTTCATCTATTTCAGTAGTTTCCTTACCCACTCGAACTGCTTTTATATTTTTGACCATTTCAGGCATGATATGACCCCAAATTGAATTGGTATAAATTTTTAAAGTGTTTTATTTTTAGTAAGATTAGAAAGGGTAAATAAATG is a genomic window containing:
- a CDS encoding carbohydrate kinase family protein, with the protein product MIKKTDLLAIGHTAFDSIVLVKEFPSPNSSTLIKQIKNFDGGAAANVAMVAANLGLKTALVSAVGNDFKDSLYHAKLKKMGIDTKNMIVIENEKSPMAWVFTDSNNDQISYFYWGAAAYFKELEPPEKAIKKVNAVHLATGDPSFNRRSGEMASTYEKLISFDPGQDLHMYSPEELKRALSVSNILFGNHFEIDRILKTLNVNINELREIGPEIVVKTYGKDGSIIYSDKKMKIDAIIREPVDPTGAGDSYRAAFLYTYLNGEKLEFCGKFASAVSSFIVEAEGCQTNIPDYDTAFERMKEKWDL
- a CDS encoding LysR family transcriptional regulator; translation: MDYHPRVSLEIEGYIFSYKLFEALKLVSKTFSQRKAADALGISHAVLNRRINEAESKLGYKLVVATGAGSLLTDKGQKILLRHEKYMKRLKDREKIIICGGYISSSLLEVMAIEYGLDFVVYKTGDKNALYLAGLDMVDILTLDDPVNAFINNLDFIPIAYDHLVLHPNYSHEISELKDLEGKKFLEVIDSPQRLAWNTLDDHKIQYKLSEEVRSPYDALKYIRNNPNFYTFLSSSLVEGSDILKNDTQHIISSVICNKEDNRISKFLEFILTYKGQKIVEKNGFESVR
- the hxlB gene encoding 6-phospho-3-hexuloisomerase, translated to MILNEAIDEMIDNIEQVSSEIDSESIMKMLDMLIEAKNVFIIGLGRSGLVARAFAMRLMHLGISVYVVGETITPAIYEDDCLLAISGSGETSFIISTAKTSKNRNAKIIAVTSYEDSTLGKLSDLVIHVKGRTKIDSEKDYIKRQINGRHQPLAPLGTLFEITTLVFLEGVIAELMHKMGKTEDDLKARHTVLE
- a CDS encoding SagB/ThcOx family dehydrogenase, producing the protein MSRNGRIAIIILIILLGLTFIYLIWPETEEIKPREVISVVSLPKAEITTNVSVEVAIQNRRSIRHYTTEPLSLQDISQLMWAAQGITDQQTKFRTVPSGGHTYPLEVYILIGREGVTGLNEGVYHYNPFNNTLEQILRTDVRSELSQAANGQPWVKEAPVNIIITGNYQKMINKYKDEKLSTRFVDIEAGHAGQNIYLEVEARNLATVALGSFKDDVVHQVLNLPDNERTIYIYPVGHSAL
- the fdhD gene encoding formate dehydrogenase accessory sulfurtransferase FdhD — encoded protein: MPEMVKNIKAVRVGKETTEIDEKISNDEEIKIIVNKTVIGNFSMSPEHIKEFVIGYLLGEGLISSADDITDITIEGRTVKVNTDLADFDLRRELVMSSDCFGGMRGKLELTKKVESDFKITKEEIFKASKRLREESKIWSETGGTHIAALINKDNIITTEDVSRHVAIDKVIGAAALDKIDFKNSFLFSSGRMPGDMIIKVARVGIPIIASKSAPTSSGYMVGEEANVTIIGFVRGGRFNIYTHPERVSY